In Lonchura striata isolate bLonStr1 chromosome 11, bLonStr1.mat, whole genome shotgun sequence, the following proteins share a genomic window:
- the NOX5 gene encoding NADPH oxidase 5, translating to MGAAADTEWLRWVSRRFGNGAGKEKEISLEEFQSALQVKESFFAERFFALFDSDGSGSLSREELLGSLRRLLRGNSTEKLRFLFQVYDVDGSGSIDAEELRAVLRGCLQENSLALPEERLGALSQALLQALDRDRSGSVTFPELREQLEAFPELLESLSSSATSWLKPPSPSPAEPWLCCFSRECRGDHRAGICCFSRECRGDHRAGLRCLSRECRGDHRAGICCFSRECRGDHRAGICCFSRESRGDHRAGLRCLSRECPGDHRAGLRCLALWAASTALLLALGALRHRERGPALALARGCGQSLNLNCALLAALMLRRSLAWLRSTPLAELFPLELHVRGHERVGHLVLALGTAHAGAHLAHAGAALRARPPAPAELALLALLVAMLACSSPCVRRGGHFQIFYWSHLSYIPVWILLLLHAPQFWKWFLIPGSLFVLEKVLGWAWRRAGDVHILEAKLLPSKVTHLVIQRPRSFRFQPGDYVYLNVPAIAAYEWHPFSISSAPEQPETLWLHIRARGQWTTKLYEYFQQLESHGPEPNPPGKSWRSRHREQEGSVASGRDGAVELTAFRASGAAFPGKDPEQGGAGPGETQRSCSVKCFLDGPYGTPSRRIFTSEHAVLIGAGIGITPFASILQSIMFRYRRRKQSCPSCRFSWSEERRDEEMTLRKVDFIWITRDQQHLQWFLGLLAKLETEQEELEPGGNFLELQLYMTSALGAGDVRALGLQLALELLAAREQRDSISGLRSRTRPGRPDWDKVFGKVAAERRGNVSVFFCGPAALAGLVRRHCRAFGFRFSRENF from the exons ATGGGAGCGGCGGCGGACACGGAGTGGCTGCGCTGGGTGAGCAGAAGGTTTGGGAATGGCgctgggaaggagaaggaaatcaGCCTGGAAGAGTTCCAATCCGCCCTGCAGGTCAAGGAG TCCTTCTTTGCCGAGAGGTTTTTCGCGCTCTTCGATTCCGACGGGAGCGGCTCCCTGAGccgggaggagctgctgggatcccTGCGCCGGCTGCTCCGCGGGAATTCCACGGAAAAGCTCCGCTTCCTCTTCCAGGTCTACGACGTGGACG GGAGCGGCTCCATCGACGCCGAGGAGCTGCGGGCGGTGCTCCGGGGCTGTCTCCAGGAGAATTCCCTGGCCCTTCCCGAGGAGCGCCTGGGCGCCCTGAGCCAGgccctgctccaggccctgGACCGGGATCGCAGCGGCTCCGTCACCTTCCCGGAGCTCCGGGAGCAGCTGGAAGCGTTCCCCGAGCTCCTGGAGAGCCTGAGCAGCAG tgccaccagctggCTGAAGCCCCCCAGTCCCAGtcctgctgagccctggctgtgctgcttttccCGGGAATGCCGCGGGGATCACCGGGCCGGGATCTGCTGCTTTTCCCGGGAATGCCGCGGGGATCACCGGGCCGGGCTCCGGTGCCTTTCCCGGGAATGCCGCGGGGATCACCGGGCCGGGATCTGCTGCTTTTCCCGGGAATGCCGCGGGGATCACCGGGCCGGGATCTGCTGCTtttcccgggaatcccgcgGGGATCACCGGGCCGGGCTCCGGTGCCTTTCCCGGGAATGCCCCGGGGATCACCGGGCCGGGCTCCGGTGCCTGGCGCTCTGGGCCGCCAGCACGGCGCTCCTGCTCGCCCTGGGCGCTctgcggcaccgggagcgcggccccgcccTGGCGctggcccggggctgcgggcagaGCCTCAACCTCAACTGCGCCCTGCTGGCC gcgCTGATGCTGCGCCGCTCCCTGGCCTGGCTGCGCTCCACGCCGCTGGCGGAGCTGTTCCCGCTGGAGCTGCACGTGCGGGGCCACGAGCGCGTGGGACACCtggtgctggccctggggacagcccacgcgggggcacacctggcacacgcGG gcgcggcgctgcgggcgcggccgccggccccggccgaGCTGGCGCTGCTGGCGCTGCTCGTGGCCATGCTcgcctgctccagcccctgcgTGCGCCGAGGCGGCCACTTCCAG atttTTTACTGGAGCCACCTCTCCTACATCCCCGTGTggatcctgctgctcctgcacgCTCCCCAGTTCTGGAAGTGGTTCCTCATTCCCGGCTCCCTGTTCGTGCTGGAGAAGGTTCTGGGCTGGGCGTGGCGCCGGGCGGGGGATGTGCACATCCTGGAGGCCAAGCTGCTGCCCTCCAAG GTGACCCACCTGGTGATCCAGAGGCCGAGATCCTTCCGCTTCCAGCCGGGGGATTACGTCTACCTGAACGTGCCGGCCATCGCCGCCTACGAGTGGCACCCCTTCTCCATCAGCAGCGCCCCGGAGCAGCCAG AAACCCTCTGGCTGCACATCCGGGCGCGGGGCCAATGGACCACCAAGCTCTACGAGTACTTCCAGCAGCTGGAATCGCACGGCCCGGAGCCGAATCCGCCCGGGAAGAGCTGGAGGAGCCGGCACCGGGAACAG GAAGGATCCGTGGCCTCCGGCAGGGATGGAGCCGTGGAGCTGACGGCGTTCCGAGCCTCCGGAGCCGCTTTCCCGGGAAAGGACCCGGAGCAGGGG ggcgccgggcccggggagACCCAGCGGAGCTGCAGCGTCAAG TGCTTCCTGGACGGTCCGTACGGAACTCCGAGCCGGCGGATCTTCACCTCGGAGCACGCCGTCCTCATCGGAGCCGGCATCGGGATCACCCCCTTCGCCTCCATCCTGCAGAGCATCATGTTCCG GTACCGGCGGCGgaagcagagctgccccagctgccgCTTCTCCTGGAGCGAGGAACGGCGGGATGAGGAGATGACGCTCCGGAAG GTGGATTTCATCTGGATCACGCGGgaccagcagcacctgcagtgGTTCCTGGGCCTCCTGGCCAAGCTGGAGacggagcaggaggagctggagccgGGAG ggaatttcctggagctgcagctgtacATGACCTCGGCGCTGGGCGCGGGCGACGTGCgggcgctggggctgcagctggcgCTGGAGCTGCTGGCGGCCCGGGAGCAGCGGGATTCCATCTCCGGCCTCCGGAGCCGCACCCGGCCCGGCCGGCCCGACTGGGACAAG GTGTTCGGGAAGGTggcggcggagcggcgcgggAACGTCTCCGTGTTCTTCTGCGGCCCCGCGGCGCTGGCCGGGCTCGTCCGCCGGCACTGCCGCGCCTTCGGCTTCCGCTTCTCCAGGGAAAACTTCTGA
- the GLCE gene encoding D-glucuronyl C5-epimerase, protein MRCLARLSSKALLVLCSLLALLSLLLWARCSHPAPERRGGAAGIPEGEEASPGRVAGPRYEEIDCVINEEQTVKGRREGAEVFLPFSWLEKYFQVYGRIAQAEGRERFEFSHSYSKVYAQRAPYRPHGVFMSFEGYNVELRDRVKCISGVEGVPLSTQWGPQGYFYPIQIAQYGLSHYSKNLTEKPPHVEVYETAGDGNGNGNGNGEWTVPKGCSLTTVWDKSRLTRVKQFSCPESSEGVSLELNNGRDFVISFDLKLLSNGSVSVVLETTERNQLFTVHYVSSTQLIALRDRDIFYGVGARGSWSTLTRDLLTDLRKGVGLSNTKAVKQTKIMPKRVLRLVAKGRGLLDNVTVSATAHMAAFFAASRWLLRNQDERGGWPIMVTRKLGEGFKSLDPGWYSAMAQGQAMSTLVRAYQLTKDPAFLGAALRATAPFKLPAEQRGVKAVFMNRHDWYEEYPTTPSSFVLNGFMYSLIGLYDLKETAGEKLGEEARLLYERGMASLKAMLPLFDTGSGSVYDLRHFMLGTAPNLARWDYHTTHINQLQLLGSVDDAPVFKEFVKRWKSYLRGGRAKHN, encoded by the exons ATGCGCTGCCTGGCCCGCCTCAGCTCCAAGGCTCTCCTggtgctctgctccctcctggctctgctctcgCTCCTGCTCTGGGCCCGCTGCTCCCATCCCGCCCCGGAACgccgcggcggcgccgccggAATTCCCGAGGGCGAGGAGGCGTCGCCGGGCAGGGTGGCGGGGCCCAGGTACGAGGAGATCGACTGCGTCATCAACGAGGAGCAGACGGTGAAGGGGCGGCGCGAGGGCGCCGAGGTGTTCCTGCCCTTCAGCTGGCTGGAGAAATACTTCCAGGTGTACGGGCGCATCGCGCAGGCCGAGGGCCGCGAGCGCTTCGAGTTCTCGCACAGCTACTCCAAGGTGTACGCGCAGCGCGCGCCCTACCGCCCGCACGGCGTCTTCATGTCCTTCGAGGGCTACAACGTCGAGCTGCGCGACCGCGTCAAGTGCATCAGCGGCGTGGAAG GAGTTCCTCTCTCCACGCAGTGGGGCCCTCAGGGCTACTTCTACCCCATCCAGATCGCCCAGTACGGGCTGAGCCACTACAGCAAGAACCTGACGGAGAAGCCGCCGCACGTGGAGGTGTACGAGACGGCGGGAGACGGCAACGgcaacgggaacgggaacggggagtGGACGGTGCCCAAGGGCTGCTCCCTCACCACCGTCTGGGACAAGTCCCGCCTCACCAGAGTCAAGCAGTTCTCCTGCCCAG AAAGCTCCGAGGGCGTCTCCCTGGAGCTGAACAACGGCCGGGATTTCGTCATCTCCTTCGACCTGAAGCTGCTGAGCAACGGCAGCGTGTCCGTGGTGCTGGAGACCACGGAGAGGAACCAGCTCTTCACCGTGCACTACGTGTCCAGCACGCAGCTCATCGCCCTCAGGGACCGGGACATCTTCTACGGCGTCGGCGCGCGCGGCAGCTGGAGCACGCTGACCCGCGACCTGCTGACGGACCTCCGCAAGGGCGTGGGGCTCTCCAACACCAAGGCGGTCAAGCAGACCAAGATCATGCCCAAGCGGGTGCTGCGCTTGGTGGCCAAAGGCCGCGGCCTCCTGGACAACGTCACCGTCTCGGCCACCGCCCACATGGCCGCCTTCTTCGCCGCCAGCCGCTGGCTGCTGCGCAACCAGGACGAGCGCGGCGGCTGGCCCATCATGGTCACCAGGAAGTTGGGAGAAGGCTTCAAATCCCTGGATCCGGGCTGGTACTCGGCCATGGCGCAAGGCCAGGCCATGTCCACGCTGGTCAGGGCCTACCAGCTGACCAAGGATCCGGCGTTCCTGGGCGCGGCGCTCCGGGCCACGGCGCCCTTCAAGCTGCCGGCGGAGCAGCGCGGGGTCAAGGCGGTGTTCATGAACCGGCACGACTGGTACGAGGAGTACCCCACCACGCCCAGCTCCTTCGTGCTCAACGGCTTCATGTACTCCCTGATCGGCCTCTACGACCTGAAGGAGACGGCGGGCGAGAAGCTGGGCGAGGAGGCGCGGCTGCTCTACGAGCGCGGCATGGCGTCGCTCAAGGCCATGCTGCCGCTCTTCGACACCGGCTCCGGCTCCGTCTACGACCTGCGGCACTTCATGCTGGGCACGGCGCCCAACCTGGCGCGCTGGGACTACCACACCACCCACATCaaccagctgcagctgctgggctccGTGGACGACGCGCCCGTCTTC